One Vicia villosa cultivar HV-30 ecotype Madison, WI linkage group LG5, Vvil1.0, whole genome shotgun sequence genomic window, CTCATGGTTTTGCAGGGGCAGTGGACTGTATCATTGGCAATGGAGTGGACATACCGTTCTGGTATGGATGCTGGGCAGCGAAGCAACCATTTGCTGCAGCTTATCCGGATCTGTTGGTGGCAGCCGGTAATGATCTGCTGTCCGTGGCTGTAGCAGGAGGGTTCCATAGTAATGGCTGGGACTGGAATGAAGGTGCTATTTTCGGTATGCTGGCAGAGTCGGATGAGGGGCTGCGGACAGAGGTGCTGCAGCATATCAAAGACTGCGTCCCAGTCATTAACGAAACTGACAGGTTCGTATGGGCGCCTTCCTTGGACGGAATTTTCTCGGTAAAATCTTGTTACAacagattttttgaaaaaatgtccGGTCCTCCTCTTGACCCTAACATTGTTAAAGCTGCTGAGCATTTATGGAAGGTAAAATCTCCGCCTAAGATTCTTTTATTCGGATGGAGAATCATCCACAATCGTATAGCCACGAAGGACCAACTATTTAAAAGGGGCATTTTAGATTCTAGTCTTTTACTTTGCGTCTTTTGCAATAAGGAGGATGAGAACCTTGAACATCTCTTAGGCGGTTGTGAAGTTTTGAAGGAAGTGTGGATGAAGACTTATCGGTGGATTGGCACTATCAAGGATCTTTCGTACGAGGACTTTGTTAGGTTCCCGTTTGCTATGCATAATGTGAAAGGTTCGGTGTTAAGAGACATGATAGCGGTTATTTGGTTGGCGGCGGTGTGGGGTATTTGGATGTCAAGGAATGCTATTATATTCAAAGAGGAGTCTTTTAGCTTTAATGAATGTTGGGGTGGGGTGGTGTACAACTCTTGGAGGTGGCTTTGCTCCTTCTATAGGCGTAAATCTTATTGTAACTTTTACTCTTGGAATACCCTTCCGCTTTCTTGTTTTGATCGGTAGGAGTATTTCCGTTGTGTACTTTCGGGTGAGCATCCCTTATGCTCTCTTTTAATTCCATTgcctattcaaaaaaaaaagaaaaaggaataggATTTATTATTGTCATCAATACATTATTATGATAACTTAAGAGAAAAAGTGAACCAAAAGAGAAAATATAACGATAACAGTATGGATACAAAAATCTGTTGCAAATATCCGAAGCCAAATCACAGAGGAGATATCACGATCTTGCCAAATCCTCATTCAAAACCACACTCAAATAAAATGGCCTAAGAACCAGAAGtcccaaaataaaatataattaatcacaATTAACACATATATACAATATTTCCAAAATTGAACCAGATCTTGCGCAATGTATCAAACACGAATCAGAAACCATCAAAACCATTCTTAAAAATAAACAAGTCCAAATACATTTATGGAATCAAATCCTTAAaaccaaaattgaataaaatcaattaacaaatcaTAACACCATTCAATCTAATCTTCCCTAAACCAAAACCTAATCAGATCAAATCTGTGACATTAATCAACATAAACCAAATTCCTAATTCGTTCTAATTTTAAAACTATAAATCAAAAACCTAAGGCTACCGAAAAAAGGATCGAAAAATTAACCGACGAAAAATAATCGAAAAAAATTCAGAAGAAGGAGTAGAAGAATCTCGAGTGAACTCTAAATCTAAAGCTTCAAAGAAGCCCTCCGCTGTTTACGATTGGGGTTTCACGTCTGAAACCCCAAATCACCGTAAATCCGCCGTACCTGTGATTCATAGCAAAGAAGGAAGATCAGATACGGAGAGGAAAGCTATACGAAAAGAATTTCTGGATTGAGGTAACCACGATTAACGCTTAGCTTGAATATTTGAAATTATTGTTGTTTAGATGCATGTTTGGGTTGGGGATTTTCGGAATCTATGGTTTGTTTATGGATGATATTCTGGGTTTTTGTTTATGAACGTGTTCTTGTGggtgagagagaaagagataagAGAAAAGTGGAAGAGATTAAGAGAGATAAAGGTTctgagaaaataaaaaatgaaaatagaaataaaagaaatgaatTAAATAATACTCCCCTTGTTTTTTTATGTCACAAGATCCTGCGTTCTTTCCTTAATGTACACCCTTTTATTAACTTGAATCCCAACGGTCCATCTAGATCAATAGCCCTGAGGCCAGACCTTGGGAGTCGTTCGATCGGATTGAATGCACCTGATTACGCAAGCGCATCCTAAACGCGCGTTCCTCCCCACACCTGATCCTAACGGATCAAGGTGTTAGCTGTATGGGTCTGGCCTAATGTTTTTTACACCCGTAATTTCACTCTTTTTTACAAAAGCAGTGTAAAATACACCCCTCCTATCTTATTGGGTTCAGGTTTACATCTGAACCTAATTATCCTTTATAATACACCTCCAATTTTAGTTTAACACCCCGGTGtcttctaattaattaaattactaaaCTTATGTCATTATAAATTTctaattttgtttaatatatagttatttaatatattttataaaaatcaccAACTTGGATATTTTAGGATAAATCTCTTATTTTATtaactttcaaatatttttttaacacatatattcactaaattttaatttatttgtcataaacatatttaatcaaaattttatagTATCTAAAACTATTTTATTAACTTAATACAATATCAATATATTAATCTCATAAAAAAGGATTGTACAATTGTTTTTCTTACTAAACTTCGAACTACGCCCACAATTACCTTATTTTTTAAACCGGACGAAATTCAAAGGAGAATTCAAAAGTAATTATACAATcctataaaaaacacaaaccaaacccgAACTACGAATtgggactctgattctccataaggagatacgtaggcattcaATCGAAAATTGAAGCGAGTTcccttaataaataaataaatcccgtttcttttataaatatgaaaataatgtttctgaaaccctaaaaaacctagATCTATAGGGGGTCCCCTTGAGTATAAGGGAaataaagggtgcctaacaccttccccttattTAATAAACTCGCGAACTTAGAATCTCTGAAAATATAGGGTTATCCTTTTAATTCCCATCCCTAAGGATAAAAATAATGGTGGCGACTCGAATTTTTTTTAAtccggttgctacagctggcgactctgttagGGAAAGATTCCCTAAATTAGAGTATACCCTACCTTTAGGTCTAGGTTTTCTTTTggggttttattattatttttgcgtttatttttcatattgtgttttatttattatattgttttatttgttattttgttatttatttgtttttcatatatatattttattggtgGGATCATATTTCGAATAAAGTGAGAACCATTAAGAGAAGGATTGTCAATTGGCCAAAGGGGTTTAACATCCCTACGAGTCTTTGCGACAACTTCGCCTAGAGTCGGTCAAATTCCGAGAAATGTCTCAAGAGGGCTCGCCTCTCTTGGAGTCAGGACTTAGGATTTGACCAATGAGTCTTTGTACCTAAAATAAAACATCATGGTGAGACCTTACGACCTATGAGATAAGTCTCGGTCTACAAAGAGGCTCCGCTAAAGGGAGGCCCCGGTGCCTTTCCCTTTAGCGTCATTCATGATACCCTTTGAAAAGCCACCCTGAGTGGGGAGGGTAGATTATCCTTAGAACGAACCTACTCATTAAGGATACCCTTATCATCATCCCACCATCGAATTACATTATCATACATGCatgcatttaaattttaaaatattcatttttttatgtCTTATTCACAggaattcttcaaaaaaaatatatatatatatatataaaaaaaaggaaaggTTTTGGTGAGCATAAAAAAATGAATCAATAAAAGAAACCGACTATCCATATCAGTGTCATGTTTCCAGATTTGACAAAGATGAAGCAAATTAGGAAGGAATTACCCAACAAGTCTGTGAAGAGCTTTGTTCGTAAATACGGAAAAACCCTTGACTTACTTAGTGAGAATGTGAAAATAGATGCTATTACTGCCCTTATCCAATTTTATGATGTGCCATTGAGATGttttacttttcaaaactttcaactagcgcctacattggaagaattcgATAGGATTTTGGGATTCTCCAAAATCAAAGAGGATGTCTATGTGGGAATTGGTCAAACTACTAAGGTTGAGGATTTAGCTAAGGCATTGGGAATATCGTATATACTGATTTTGTGCCTAATTATAAAGAAAAGGGAAAATTTCAAGGAGTAAAAGGACAATATTTGGAAGATATGGCTCTCGCCtttgcaaaagaaaaagaatgggAGGCTTGTGAGGATTGCTTGGCGTTGTTGATTTTTGGATTGGTTCTGTTTCCAAATGATGCTGATTATGTTGACCCCACCGCCATCAACGTATTTTGGGTTGTAAAAGTGTTGAACGTAGATCCTACTCCAACTTTGCTGGCTGACGTGTATTATGCCATCAATGCACGTTATGAAAAGGGAAGAGGTGCACTACGCTGTTGCATTCCTTTGTTATTTTCATGGTTCGTGTCTCATCTTTATAAGGATGATTATTTGATTCCGAACTTGGATAAACATGGATGGGCTTAAAAATTGAGGGCTCTTAATGCTGACTCTATACTGTGGTATGCTAGAAGGTTGGATATCAGAAAAATTGCTTATAAATGTAGAACATTTCCTAATATACCGTTGATTGGAACAAGGGGGTGTATCAACTATAACCCCTCTTTGGCTTTACGTCAACTTGGGCATCCTTTAGAAGATAAACCTTCCGAAGAAGAGTTGAAACAATTGTTGCTTCATGACATGGGTAAAAAGGATCCAAAGATACTTCAGAGTATCATTCGAGCTTGGGGTAAAGTGCATAAAAAAGAGTATAGTAAGAATAATGCTGTGGCCAGAGAAGCCTATACTCAGTGGGTTATAAACAGGGTCCAAATCAACAAGTTACCATTTGATATTGATCCGGCGTATAAGTCAGATGTACCAGACCCGCTTCCTATGTCAGTGGAAGAAGTGGAAGAACTAAAGGCCTCCCTTGAAAAAGCTCAGAGAGAAAAAGATCGGCTAGAGCATGATCTCTATGACCTTAATTACGAGAAAAATCAGCTACAATATGAgcttaagaagaaagaagaacaaattcaaaaaaataacgaGCAGGTGGACAAAGAGAGGCTCAAAAGGAAGCGGGCAACTGATGGATTCATAAGTGCAAACTTTAACCTCGATTCCCACAATCAACAAATAAAAGATGTTAATCTGGAAAATGAAAGACTAAGGGGTTGGTATACCCAAGCATTGAAAGACAAGAGAACAATTGAAATAGATCTAGAAGCACAAATCCAAGAGTTGGTTGGCAAAGCTCGAGATCAAGAGGATAAAATCCAAGACCTCGCCACTAGACTTCGCAAAAGCCAAGAATCTGAGATGGGGGAACAGGTCTATAGAATGGAAATTGAAGGgagttttgaaggatagaaaaacacttagaaagggggggattgaataagtgtgactttaaatcttggacgataaaaataaattgcacaattatttttatcctggttcgctgttaacgaagctactccagtccacccccgcagagatgatttacctcaactgaggatttaatccactaatcgcacggattacaatggttttccacttagtccgcaactaagtcttccagagtcttctgatcacacactgatcactccaggaacaactgcttagataccctctaagacttttctagagtctactgatcaacacgatcactctaggcttagttcactcctaagacttctctagagtattctgatcaacacgatcactctagttacaaactgctcagccaaatgctaagacttcctagagtatactgatcacactgatcactctagttccttacaacttaatgtaatctattcaagagtttacaaatgcttcttaaaagcgataatcacaactgtgatatttctcttaacgtttaagcttaatctcactaaaatattacaacagcaatgtagtgagttgatgaagattctgagctttgattgaacagcgtttcagcaggtttattttcgttcagagttgttaagaattggtaaccttgcttctcatcagaacttcatatttataggcgttgagaagatgaccgttgaatgcatttaatgctttgcgtgttccgtacagcattgcacttaatgttatacgcttttgtcaactacctcgagccttgttcacgctgtgtctactgacgtagcctttagtagcttttaacgttccttttgtcagtcagcgtagtctgccacctgtacttccttctgatctgatgtttgtgaatactgcgtttgaatatcatcagagtcaaaacagcttggtgcatagcatcttctgatcttctgaccttgaagtgcttctgagcgtgataccatcttctgatcttcagtgcttctgatctcatgttcttctgatgcttccataggtccatgttctgattctgcttcgaccatcttctgatgtcttgccagaccatgttctgatgttgcatgctgaaccatttgagatacaacttctgagcgctgaatcatgcgtactctttatatatatttcctgaaagggaaattgcaatggattagagtaccatattatcttaagcaaaattcatattattgttatcatcaaaactaagataattgataagaacaaatcttgttctaacaatctccccctttttgatgatgacaaaaacatatataaatgatatgaatttg contains:
- the LOC131604584 gene encoding uncharacterized protein LOC131604584; this translates as MALAFAKEKEWEACEDCLALLIFGLVLFPNDADYVDPTAINVFWVVKVLNVDPTPTLLADVYYAINARYEKGRGALRCCIPLLFSWLDIRKIAYKCRTFPNIPLIGTRGCINYNPSLALRQLGHPLEDKPSEEELKQLLLHDMGKKDPKILQSIIRAWGKVHKKEYSKNNAVAREAYTQWVINRVQINKLPFDIDPAYKSDVPDPLPMSVEEVEELKASLEKAQREKDRLEHDLYDLNYEKNQLQYELKKKEEQIQKNNEQVDKERLKRKRATDGFISANFNLDSHNQQIKDVNLENERLRGWYTQALKDKRTIEIDLEAQIQELVGKARDQEDKIQDLATRLRKSQESEMGEQVYRMEIEGSFEG